In Streptomyces sp. SLBN-118, the following are encoded in one genomic region:
- a CDS encoding monodechloroaminopyrrolnitrin synthase PrnB family protein → MTLYDLVAPGLLLRCDPRYRIAEIRAADPLGADALLAALPAMNADADVPALTVALRTLVPEPERVAALGITDALAAMRDLGILLGSLKRHGVEPVAAVPEVLPVLEELGRRTDMVPRDTVHHYTAWNPLGARQRMYTGDIMESHLQDAVRMAFPSLVAALDTCAQLARCEPYEPGFALALDRTAQHVQSMVDSIDFTIANVSPVFFATRMRSYFEEIDVGGTDYLGPAAAQVPLWLVDLTLWQCDRSNPAYDAFLDDSVRYSLPSWRAHYAAHKAGTSAVSKLSAAISWEAAHRLPPQLAASAVSLARVLRILKTFRARHFTLARKAYSEDVRLYDVGSGGAPIELLRSVLDLTRDNETLVRRSTERPRTPVA, encoded by the coding sequence TTGACCTTGTACGACCTAGTCGCGCCCGGTCTCCTGTTGCGCTGCGATCCGCGCTACCGGATAGCCGAGATACGGGCGGCCGACCCGCTCGGCGCCGACGCGCTGCTCGCAGCGCTGCCCGCGATGAACGCCGACGCCGATGTGCCCGCGCTCACCGTCGCCCTGCGCACCCTGGTGCCCGAGCCCGAACGGGTCGCCGCGCTCGGCATCACCGACGCGCTCGCCGCGATGCGCGACCTCGGCATCCTCCTCGGATCGCTCAAACGGCACGGCGTCGAGCCCGTTGCGGCGGTGCCCGAAGTCCTGCCGGTGCTCGAAGAGCTGGGCCGGCGCACCGACATGGTGCCGCGCGACACCGTGCACCACTACACGGCTTGGAATCCCCTCGGCGCCCGGCAGCGGATGTACACCGGCGACATCATGGAGAGCCATCTCCAGGACGCGGTCCGGATGGCCTTCCCCAGCCTGGTGGCGGCGCTCGACACCTGCGCCCAACTCGCCCGCTGTGAGCCCTACGAACCGGGCTTCGCCCTCGCGCTCGACCGCACCGCCCAGCATGTGCAGTCCATGGTCGACTCCATCGACTTCACCATCGCCAATGTCTCGCCGGTCTTCTTCGCCACCCGGATGCGCTCCTACTTCGAGGAGATCGACGTCGGGGGCACCGACTACCTCGGCCCGGCCGCCGCCCAGGTGCCGCTCTGGCTGGTCGATCTGACGCTGTGGCAGTGCGACCGCAGCAACCCCGCCTACGACGCCTTCCTCGACGACTCGGTGCGCTACAGCCTCCCTTCCTGGCGCGCCCACTACGCCGCGCACAAGGCCGGCACCTCCGCCGTCTCCAAACTCTCGGCCGCCATCAGCTGGGAGGCGGCCCACCGGCTGCCGCCACAGCTTGCCGCGTCCGCCGTCTCCCTCGCCCGCGTGCTGCGCATCCTCAAGACCTTCCGGGCCCGCCACTTCACCCTCGCCCGCAAGGCGTACAGCGAGGACGTGCGGCTGTACGACGTGGGCAGCGGCGGAGCCCCCATCGAGCTGCTCCGCTCGGTACTCGATCTGACCCGGGACAACGAGACCCTCGTACGCCGTTCGACCGAGCGGCCGCGCACCCCCGTCGCCTGA
- a CDS encoding SDR family oxidoreductase produces the protein MSDHIPMRVAVVGATGFQGGATARLLAERKHRVRTLSRKPEADRPELPGVSVASGDLGRYEDVRLLFEGATHAAVVMPLVYQAEKVMRYAQHIAKAAREAGVGRLVYNANTRVPDRSTNVVAFETRRLAETVLRESLAHSGVELVVVRPPVYLDNLFSPWNGPALVNEGVLAYPLPADIPAAWISHRDLAEAVYAALTVDGVAGRTFDIGGAQTLTGDELATAFGQGLGRAIRYVPLEPGIFEQSLAQILGTESAAGVSGIYHYMAAGLEPGLMAGDEGESAAALSLKPAPVDEWVTRQPWQMWSGELS, from the coding sequence ATGTCCGATCACATTCCGATGCGTGTAGCGGTCGTGGGGGCGACCGGGTTCCAAGGAGGTGCGACAGCCCGTCTGCTGGCCGAGCGGAAGCACCGCGTGCGCACACTGAGCCGCAAGCCCGAGGCCGATCGCCCGGAGCTTCCGGGAGTTTCCGTCGCGAGCGGCGACCTCGGCCGGTACGAGGACGTACGCCTGCTCTTCGAAGGGGCCACACACGCGGCGGTGGTGATGCCGCTGGTGTACCAGGCCGAGAAGGTCATGCGGTACGCCCAGCACATAGCGAAGGCGGCACGCGAGGCCGGGGTGGGGCGGCTGGTCTACAACGCCAACACCCGTGTCCCCGACCGGAGCACGAATGTGGTGGCCTTCGAGACCCGCCGGCTCGCCGAGACGGTGTTGCGCGAGAGTCTCGCCCACAGCGGCGTGGAGCTGGTGGTCGTGCGCCCGCCGGTCTATCTGGACAACCTCTTCAGCCCGTGGAACGGCCCGGCCCTGGTGAACGAGGGGGTGCTCGCCTACCCGCTGCCCGCCGACATCCCGGCGGCGTGGATCTCGCACCGGGACCTGGCGGAGGCGGTGTACGCCGCGCTCACGGTGGACGGTGTTGCGGGCCGCACCTTCGACATCGGCGGCGCGCAGACACTGACGGGCGACGAGCTCGCGACGGCCTTCGGGCAGGGCCTGGGGCGCGCGATCCGCTATGTGCCCCTGGAACCGGGCATCTTCGAGCAGAGCCTTGCCCAGATCCTGGGCACGGAGTCTGCGGCCGGCGTGTCGGGGATCTACCACTACATGGCCGCGGGCCTGGAGCCCGGACTGATGGCGGGCGACGAGGGCGAGTCGGCTGCGGCACTGTCGCTGAAGCCGGCGCCGGTGGACGAGTGGGTGACACGGCAGCCGTGGCAGATGTGGTCGGGAGAGCTGTCATGA
- a CDS encoding AraC family transcriptional regulator: protein MEPTETEPTEREGDDLLSELLKPLRLTGVFDSRWHVSAPWAIEGDAEQSCAVLHFITEGGCWVTAEGQTPIELHEGDLAVFPTGAAHRLADRPERRGVALGTVLPERAPGTSGEIRIEGEGPESRLLCAGLHYDASVATHLYTALPWALVLDHSQVDREPLLRDTLRLLAATDRPVGPGDRLITLRAFEMALVLALRPLLRELARNPSALPVLRHPGISRAMVIIATRFAEPWTIESLAREVGMSRSAFTAAFRELVGEAPARHLTGRRMQEAARLLGETSLPQSAVPERVGYQSSVGFHLAFRKWYGMTPGEYRSGGSSAA, encoded by the coding sequence ATGGAACCGACGGAGACGGAACCGACGGAGCGCGAAGGGGACGACCTCCTCAGCGAGCTGCTCAAGCCCTTACGTCTGACCGGGGTCTTCGACAGCCGCTGGCATGTCAGCGCCCCCTGGGCCATCGAGGGCGACGCGGAACAGAGCTGCGCCGTACTGCACTTCATCACCGAGGGCGGCTGCTGGGTCACGGCCGAGGGCCAGACCCCGATCGAGCTGCACGAGGGCGACCTCGCCGTGTTCCCCACCGGCGCCGCGCACCGGCTCGCGGACCGGCCCGAGCGGCGGGGCGTCGCGCTCGGCACCGTGCTGCCCGAGCGGGCACCCGGCACCTCCGGTGAGATCAGGATCGAGGGCGAAGGGCCAGAGAGCCGGCTGCTCTGCGCGGGGCTGCACTACGACGCCTCCGTGGCCACCCACCTCTACACGGCGCTGCCCTGGGCGCTGGTGCTCGACCACTCCCAGGTGGACAGGGAGCCGCTGCTGCGCGACACACTGCGGCTGCTCGCCGCCACCGACCGTCCCGTCGGCCCCGGCGACCGGCTGATCACGCTGCGCGCCTTCGAAATGGCGCTGGTGCTCGCGCTGCGGCCGCTGCTGCGCGAACTGGCCCGCAATCCCTCCGCACTGCCGGTTCTGCGCCATCCCGGTATCAGCCGGGCCATGGTCATCATCGCGACACGCTTCGCCGAGCCCTGGACCATCGAGTCGCTCGCCCGGGAGGTCGGCATGTCCCGCTCGGCGTTCACAGCGGCCTTCCGCGAGCTGGTGGGCGAGGCGCCCGCCCGGCATCTGACGGGGCGGCGGATGCAAGAGGCCGCCCGGCTGCTTGGCGAGACTTCGCTGCCCCAGTCGGCCGTCCCGGAACGTGTCGGCTACCAGAGCTCGGTCGGCTTTCACCTGGCCTTCCGCAAGTGGTACGGCATGACGCCGGGAGAGTACAGATCGGGAGGCTCCTCAGCTGCATGA
- a CDS encoding FAD-dependent monooxygenase — protein MPHIMIAGGGIAGLAAALALHAAGFERITVVETVRDLRPAGAGLNIMPNAVRELDALGLLDRLEECSVRTRELRYYHRSGSLISREPRGLGAGYHWPQLSIQRGELHRALADAVRARLGPGAIVGGVRVTGLEPLVDCRPRVQLEHRDGARRGRASLEPDVLIGADGIRSTVRAALNPGEGEPPWNGMLIWRGVSWMPAHQDGSFMLIAGDDLQKAVVYPMTEPDKDSGEVLVNWALAMPADTVGGATRGDWNRRVPVEKFLHHYEGWDFDGVSVPEVLRAAEGAFEYPMVDREPLERWSVGRTTLIGDAAHAMYPIGSNGATQSVVDARALGHAMALHRDPAHALAAYEAERRPAMTELQRANRDLGPEIVINLAHERAPGGFTDIDEVIPQWERAEIAARYAATGAFDPGTVNQGSPYHLAVRSPR, from the coding sequence ATGCCCCACATCATGATCGCCGGCGGTGGAATCGCCGGACTCGCTGCGGCACTCGCCCTGCACGCCGCCGGATTCGAACGGATCACCGTCGTCGAGACGGTCCGCGACCTGCGGCCGGCCGGCGCCGGGCTGAACATCATGCCCAACGCGGTGCGCGAACTCGACGCGCTCGGGCTGCTCGACCGGCTGGAGGAGTGCTCCGTACGCACCCGGGAGCTGCGCTACTACCACCGCAGCGGCAGCCTCATCTCCCGCGAGCCGCGCGGCCTCGGCGCCGGCTACCACTGGCCCCAGCTCTCCATACAGCGCGGCGAACTCCACCGCGCCCTCGCCGACGCGGTACGCGCCCGGCTCGGCCCCGGCGCGATCGTCGGCGGCGTCAGAGTCACCGGCCTCGAACCGCTTGTCGACTGCCGCCCCAGAGTCCAGCTCGAACACCGCGACGGTGCCCGGCGCGGCAGGGCCTCCCTCGAACCCGACGTCCTCATCGGCGCCGACGGCATCCGCTCCACGGTGCGCGCCGCGCTCAACCCGGGCGAGGGCGAGCCGCCCTGGAACGGCATGCTCATCTGGCGCGGTGTCTCATGGATGCCCGCCCACCAGGACGGCAGCTTCATGCTGATCGCGGGCGACGACCTCCAGAAGGCCGTGGTCTACCCGATGACCGAGCCCGACAAGGACAGCGGCGAGGTGCTGGTCAACTGGGCGCTCGCGATGCCCGCCGACACCGTAGGCGGCGCTACGCGCGGAGACTGGAACCGGAGGGTCCCTGTCGAGAAGTTCCTGCACCACTACGAGGGCTGGGACTTCGACGGCGTCAGCGTCCCTGAGGTGCTACGGGCCGCCGAAGGCGCCTTCGAGTACCCGATGGTGGACCGCGAACCGCTGGAGCGCTGGTCCGTCGGCCGTACGACGCTGATCGGCGACGCGGCCCACGCCATGTACCCGATCGGATCCAACGGCGCGACCCAGTCCGTCGTCGACGCCCGCGCGCTCGGCCACGCGATGGCCCTGCACCGCGACCCCGCACACGCGCTCGCCGCGTACGAGGCCGAACGCAGGCCCGCGATGACCGAACTCCAGCGGGCGAACCGCGACCTCGGCCCCGAGATCGTCATCAACCTCGCCCACGAGCGCGCCCCCGGCGGCTTCACCGACATCGACGAGGTGATCCCCCAGTGGGAACGCGCCGAGATCGCCGCCCGGTACGCGGCCACCGGGGCCTTCGACCCGGGGACCGTCAACCAGGGCTCTCCCTATCACCTGGCGGTTCGCTCGCCGCGCTGA
- a CDS encoding alpha-1,4-glucan--maltose-1-phosphate maltosyltransferase yields the protein MIGRIPVLDVRPQVDCGRRHAKAVTGETFQVTATVFREGHDAVAANVVLRDPTGRPGPWTPMRELAPGTDRWGADVTPDAEGRWTFAVEAWSDPVATWRHTAGVKIPAGIDTALVLAEGAELYERAAAGVPKRDGREAVLAAVDALRDEERPAAARLAAALAPDATAALDRHPLRELVTASRPLALIVERQRALFGSWYELFPRSEGAIVKEGAPPVSGTFRTAAERLPAVAAMGFDVVYLPPVHPIGTTYRKGPNNTLSPGAHDVGVPWAIGSPDGGHDALHPDLGTFEDFDHFVQTARDLRMEVALDFALQCSPDHPWVEKHPEWFHHRADGTIAYAENPPKKYQDIYPIAFEADMRGLVNETLRVLRLWMGHGVRIFRVDNPHTKPVIFWEKVIADINRSDPDVIFLAEAFTRPAMMHTLAAIGFQQSYTYFTWRNTKQELTEYLTELSGEAASYMRPNFFVNTPDILHAYLQHGGRPAFEVRAVLAATMSPSWGMYAGYEWCENAPLRDGSEEYLNSEKYQLRPRDWESAEREGRTITPLITALNRIRRRHPALQQLRNIHFHPTDNEAVIAYSKTAEGASGPNTVLVVANLDPHHTQEATVSLDMPHLGLDWHESAPVRDELTGETYHWGRATYVRLEPGVTPAHIVVLRPSPPIGGSPTS from the coding sequence ATGATCGGTCGTATCCCCGTCCTGGACGTCCGTCCCCAAGTCGACTGCGGTAGGAGGCACGCAAAAGCGGTGACCGGTGAGACCTTCCAGGTCACCGCCACCGTCTTCCGGGAGGGTCATGACGCTGTCGCCGCCAATGTCGTCCTGCGCGACCCCACCGGACGTCCCGGCCCCTGGACTCCCATGCGTGAGCTCGCCCCCGGCACCGACCGCTGGGGCGCCGACGTCACCCCGGACGCCGAGGGGCGCTGGACCTTCGCCGTCGAGGCGTGGAGCGACCCTGTAGCCACCTGGCGGCACACCGCCGGGGTCAAGATTCCCGCCGGTATCGACACCGCGCTGGTGCTGGCCGAGGGCGCCGAGCTGTACGAGCGGGCCGCCGCCGGGGTTCCCAAGCGCGACGGACGCGAGGCCGTGCTCGCCGCCGTCGACGCCCTGCGTGACGAGGAGCGCCCCGCCGCCGCCCGGCTCGCCGCCGCCCTCGCCCCCGACGCCACCGCCGCGCTCGATCGCCACCCGCTGCGCGAACTGGTCACCGCCTCCCGGCCGTTGGCCCTGATCGTCGAGCGGCAGCGCGCCCTGTTCGGCTCCTGGTACGAGCTCTTCCCGCGCTCCGAGGGCGCGATCGTCAAGGAGGGCGCGCCGCCCGTCTCCGGCACCTTCCGCACCGCCGCCGAGCGGCTTCCGGCCGTCGCCGCGATGGGCTTCGACGTCGTCTATCTGCCGCCCGTCCACCCCATCGGCACCACCTACCGCAAGGGCCCGAACAACACCCTCTCCCCCGGTGCCCACGATGTCGGCGTCCCCTGGGCCATCGGCTCCCCCGACGGGGGCCATGACGCGCTCCACCCCGACCTCGGCACGTTCGAGGACTTCGACCATTTCGTGCAGACTGCGCGCGACCTGCGCATGGAGGTGGCGCTGGACTTCGCGCTCCAGTGCTCGCCCGACCACCCCTGGGTGGAGAAGCACCCCGAGTGGTTCCACCACCGCGCCGACGGCACGATCGCCTACGCCGAGAATCCGCCGAAGAAGTACCAGGACATCTACCCGATCGCCTTCGAGGCGGACATGCGCGGTCTGGTCAACGAGACGCTGCGTGTGCTGCGCCTCTGGATGGGCCACGGTGTACGGATCTTCCGCGTGGACAACCCGCACACCAAGCCCGTCATCTTCTGGGAGAAGGTGATCGCGGACATCAACCGCAGCGACCCCGATGTGATTTTCCTGGCCGAGGCGTTCACCCGTCCGGCGATGATGCACACCCTCGCCGCGATCGGCTTTCAGCAGTCGTACACGTACTTCACCTGGCGTAACACCAAGCAGGAACTCACCGAGTACCTCACCGAGCTCTCCGGCGAAGCCGCCTCGTACATGCGTCCCAATTTCTTCGTGAACACCCCCGACATCCTGCACGCCTATCTCCAGCACGGCGGGCGCCCGGCGTTCGAGGTGCGTGCGGTGCTGGCCGCGACGATGTCGCCGTCCTGGGGCATGTACGCAGGATACGAATGGTGCGAAAACGCCCCCCTGAGGGACGGCAGCGAGGAGTATCTGAACTCCGAGAAGTACCAACTGCGGCCGCGGGACTGGGAGTCGGCGGAACGCGAGGGCCGCACCATCACGCCCCTGATCACCGCCCTCAACCGGATCAGGCGCCGGCACCCCGCCCTGCAGCAGCTGCGGAACATCCACTTCCACCCCACCGACAACGAGGCGGTGATCGCGTACTCGAAAACGGCCGAGGGCGCTTCGGGTCCGAACACCGTGCTCGTCGTCGCCAACCTCGACCCCCACCACACCCAGGAGGCCACGGTCTCGTTGGACATGCCGCACCTCGGCCTCGACTGGCACGAGAGCGCACCGGTGCGCGACGAGCTCACCGGCGAGACCTATCACTGGGGCAGAGCCACCTATGTGCGCCTAGAGCCGGGCGTCACGCCCGCGCACATCGTCGTTCTGCGACCGTCCCCGCCGATCGGAGGGTCACCCACATCATGA
- a CDS encoding MFS transporter → MTSARPGAALGLLASTQLLLITDTAIVNVALPSVGDDLGSGSAGLSWVANGYLITFGGLLLLGGRLADLLGHRRLYLAGLGLLAAASAAGALATTPGALIAARSVQGAGAAFAAAAAFALLLHLFPNGPGRHKALGAFAAMGGLGGVLGTVLGGVLTDLLGWRSTFWLNVLLALVIGLLALRVLDGGTRSARPGFDLGGAITATGGLGLVAYALVGAGESGWTSTRTLLAGGAGLVLLAAFAVLESRVPGPLVPPAVLRRPALRDANILSALAQMALFPMFFLVSLYLQSVLDRSPLTGGLGLLPLSLVVVAVAPQTGRLIVRIGLRATMTAGFGLLLAGMVWLALALSADGTFATTVLAPSLVLGAALPLVMVTTNVAATAEAAPEETGLASGLVNTSQQFGSVLGLAVLVAVATAQGGSSAAAQTSGFRSALLAGAAFAALAVLLCVRLRLPGPVPAPPRPGRVGGPVE, encoded by the coding sequence GTGACCTCGGCCCGTCCGGGCGCCGCGCTCGGGCTGCTCGCCTCCACCCAGCTGCTGCTGATCACGGACACGGCCATCGTCAACGTCGCCCTGCCGTCGGTCGGCGACGACCTCGGCTCCGGCTCGGCCGGGCTGTCCTGGGTGGCCAACGGCTACCTCATCACCTTCGGCGGACTGCTGCTGCTCGGCGGGCGCCTGGCCGATCTCCTCGGCCACCGCCGGCTCTACCTCGCCGGCCTGGGACTGCTGGCCGCCGCATCCGCGGCCGGCGCTCTCGCCACGACACCGGGCGCCCTGATCGCCGCGCGCTCCGTGCAGGGAGCGGGGGCCGCCTTCGCCGCCGCCGCGGCGTTCGCCCTGCTGCTCCACCTCTTCCCGAACGGGCCCGGACGGCACAAGGCGCTGGGCGCCTTCGCCGCGATGGGCGGGCTGGGCGGGGTGCTGGGCACCGTGCTCGGCGGAGTGCTCACCGATCTGCTCGGCTGGCGCTCCACCTTCTGGCTCAATGTGCTCCTCGCCCTGGTCATAGGACTGCTCGCACTGCGCGTTCTCGACGGGGGGACGCGCAGCGCACGGCCCGGCTTCGACCTCGGCGGAGCAATCACGGCCACCGGCGGCCTCGGGCTGGTGGCGTACGCACTCGTCGGCGCGGGCGAGTCCGGGTGGACCAGCACACGGACCCTCCTGGCCGGCGGTGCGGGTCTGGTCCTGCTCGCGGCCTTCGCCGTACTGGAGTCGAGGGTCCCTGGCCCTCTGGTGCCGCCCGCCGTGCTGCGGCGGCCAGCGCTGCGGGACGCCAATATCCTCAGCGCACTGGCCCAGATGGCGCTGTTTCCGATGTTCTTCCTGGTCAGCCTCTATCTGCAGAGCGTTCTCGACCGTTCCCCGCTGACCGGCGGACTCGGACTGCTGCCACTGTCGCTGGTGGTCGTCGCCGTCGCCCCGCAGACCGGTCGTCTCATCGTCCGGATCGGGCTCAGAGCGACCATGACCGCCGGCTTCGGGCTGCTCCTCGCGGGCATGGTGTGGCTGGCGCTCGCCCTGTCCGCCGACGGAACCTTCGCCACGACGGTCCTGGCACCCAGCCTGGTCCTCGGCGCCGCCCTGCCGCTGGTCATGGTCACCACCAATGTCGCCGCCACCGCCGAGGCCGCGCCCGAGGAGACCGGCCTCGCCTCCGGACTCGTCAACACCAGCCAGCAGTTCGGCTCGGTGCTCGGTCTTGCCGTCCTGGTGGCGGTGGCCACCGCGCAAGGCGGCTCCTCGGCCGCCGCCCAGACCTCCGGCTTCCGCTCCGCGCTGCTGGCCGGCGCAGCGTTCGCCGCACTGGCCGTCCTGCTCTGCGTACGACTGCGCCTGCCCGGACCCGTCCCGGCGCCACCGCGCCCAGGCCGTGTGGGCGGCCCCGTGGAGTGA
- the treS gene encoding maltose alpha-D-glucosyltransferase — protein MIVNEPVHDLFEDTPAKDRDPDWFKRAVFYEVLVRSFQDSNGDGIGDLKGITAKLDYLQWLGVDCLWLPPFFKSPLRDGGYDVSDYTAVLPDFGDLADFVEFVDAAHQRGMRVIIDFVMNHTSDQHPWFQESRSDPEGPYGDYYVWADDDKQFQDARIIFVDTETSNWTFDPVRKQYYWHRFFSHQPDLNYENAAVQEEIISALRFWLDLGIDGFRLDAVPYLYQQEGTNCENLPATHSFLKRVRKEIDAHYPDTVLLAEANQWPEDVVDYFGDFPAGGDECHMAFHFPVMPRIFMAVRRESRYPVSEILSKTPAIPKNCQWGIFLRNHDELTLEMVTDEERDYMYAEYAKDPRMRANIGIRRRLAPLLDNDRNQIELFTALLLSLPGSPILYYGDEIGMGDNIWLGDRDAVRTPMQWTPDRNAGFSSCDPGRLYLPTIMDPVYGYQVTNVEASMASPSSLLHWTRRMIEIRKQNRAFGLGSYTELPSSNPAVLAFTREYKDDLVLCVHNFSRFAQPTELDLRAFSGRHPVELIGGVRFPAIGQWPYLLTLAGHGFYWFRLRKEAAAT, from the coding sequence ATGATCGTCAATGAGCCCGTCCACGACCTGTTCGAGGACACGCCGGCCAAGGACCGAGACCCCGACTGGTTCAAGCGGGCCGTCTTCTACGAAGTCCTGGTGCGTTCCTTCCAGGACAGCAACGGCGACGGCATCGGCGACCTCAAGGGCATCACCGCCAAACTCGACTATCTGCAGTGGCTGGGGGTCGACTGCCTCTGGCTCCCGCCGTTCTTCAAGTCCCCTCTGCGGGACGGCGGTTACGACGTCTCCGACTACACGGCGGTACTCCCCGACTTCGGCGACCTCGCCGACTTCGTGGAGTTCGTCGACGCCGCGCACCAGCGCGGCATGCGCGTCATCATCGACTTCGTCATGAACCACACCAGCGACCAGCACCCGTGGTTCCAGGAGTCCCGCAGCGATCCCGAGGGGCCCTACGGCGACTACTACGTCTGGGCCGACGACGACAAGCAGTTCCAGGACGCCAGGATCATCTTCGTCGACACCGAGACGTCCAACTGGACCTTCGATCCGGTGCGCAAGCAGTACTACTGGCACCGCTTCTTCTCCCACCAGCCCGATCTCAACTACGAGAACGCTGCGGTGCAGGAGGAGATCATCTCGGCGCTGCGCTTCTGGCTGGACCTGGGCATCGACGGTTTCCGTCTCGACGCCGTGCCGTATCTGTACCAGCAGGAGGGCACCAACTGCGAGAACCTCCCCGCCACCCATTCCTTCCTCAAGCGGGTGCGCAAGGAGATCGACGCCCATTACCCCGACACCGTGCTGCTGGCGGAGGCCAACCAGTGGCCCGAGGATGTCGTCGACTACTTCGGCGACTTCCCGGCCGGCGGCGACGAGTGCCATATGGCCTTCCACTTCCCGGTGATGCCGCGCATCTTCATGGCGGTACGGCGCGAGTCCCGCTACCCCGTCTCGGAAATCCTGTCCAAGACCCCGGCGATCCCGAAGAACTGCCAGTGGGGCATCTTCCTGCGCAACCACGACGAGCTGACCCTCGAAATGGTCACGGACGAAGAGCGCGACTACATGTACGCGGAATACGCCAAGGATCCGCGAATGCGCGCCAACATCGGCATCCGGCGCAGGCTCGCTCCCCTGCTCGACAACGACCGCAATCAGATCGAGCTGTTCACGGCGCTGCTGCTCTCGCTGCCCGGATCGCCGATCCTGTACTACGGCGACGAGATCGGGATGGGCGACAACATCTGGCTGGGCGACCGCGACGCCGTGCGCACCCCGATGCAGTGGACCCCCGACCGCAACGCGGGCTTCTCCTCCTGCGACCCCGGCCGGCTGTATCTGCCCACGATCATGGATCCGGTCTACGGCTACCAGGTCACCAATGTCGAGGCGTCGATGGCCTCGCCGTCCTCGCTGCTGCACTGGACCCGCCGGATGATCGAGATCCGCAAGCAGAACCGCGCCTTCGGCCTCGGCTCGTACACCGAACTGCCGTCGTCGAACCCGGCCGTGCTCGCCTTCACCCGGGAGTACAAGGACGATCTCGTGCTCTGCGTGCACAACTTCTCCCGGTTCGCGCAGCCCACCGAGCTCGATCTTCGGGCGTTCAGCGGCCGGCACCCGGTGGAGCTGATCGGTGGCGTGCGTTTTCCGGCCATCGGTCAGTGGCCCTATCTGCTGACTCTCGCAGGCCACGGCTTCTACTGGTTCCGGCTGCGCAAGGAAGCGGCCGCCACCTGA
- a CDS encoding 4-hydroxyphenylacetate 3-hydroxylase family protein: MTRSGQEYLASLCDGREVWLDGERVKDVTRHAAFRNTAASVAHLYDLAHDSGHTPALTSGGIHRAFAVPRSYDDLVARRHAYKVWTESSFGFLGRTPDYMAGGAAGFAALPQVFTTDSFDGADNALAYHRRLAEDDLYAAFTLTNPQSGEGEDDLAVRVVAEKDDGIVVSGAKTIGSGAVFADEVLVGTIEPLAPEDTEHALCFSVPVATPGLTLHSRASYEAQARSVFDNPLSSRFDENDALLVCDEVFVPWERVLTYRSAEATAAMWWDTPAYLNFSHQAATRFWTKLEFLTGLAILLTRANNTCRLPAVTQSVGRLLGMVAQAKAFVLAAEASHEQVDGGRGGVMPGREISFAQRIMAGELYPRAVQEIKLLAGGGVIQLPASGGDLLHPQLGPVLRKYLRAPGTPAEDRVKLLKLVWDALGSEFAGRHEQYERFYHGAPHVYLTMQTWAGGADSCEELAQACLDGYGLDQSVGPGLDQGPGTGR, encoded by the coding sequence TTGACCAGGTCCGGCCAGGAATACCTCGCATCGCTGTGTGACGGGCGTGAGGTGTGGCTCGACGGCGAACGGGTCAAGGACGTCACCCGCCATGCCGCCTTCCGCAACACCGCGGCGTCGGTCGCGCACCTCTACGACCTGGCGCACGACTCCGGGCACACCCCTGCCCTCACCTCCGGCGGCATCCACCGCGCCTTCGCCGTGCCGCGCTCCTACGACGACCTGGTCGCCCGGCGGCACGCCTACAAGGTGTGGACCGAGTCGAGCTTCGGCTTCCTCGGGCGTACGCCCGACTACATGGCGGGCGGAGCCGCGGGATTCGCCGCCCTGCCCCAGGTCTTCACCACCGACTCCTTCGACGGCGCCGACAACGCCCTCGCGTACCACCGCAGACTCGCCGAAGACGATCTGTACGCGGCCTTCACCCTCACCAACCCGCAGTCCGGCGAGGGAGAGGACGACCTGGCGGTGCGGGTCGTCGCCGAGAAGGACGACGGGATCGTGGTGAGCGGCGCCAAGACGATCGGCAGCGGGGCCGTCTTCGCCGACGAGGTGCTCGTCGGCACGATCGAGCCACTGGCGCCCGAGGACACGGAGCACGCGCTGTGCTTCTCGGTACCCGTCGCCACACCGGGCCTGACCCTCCACTCGCGTGCTTCGTACGAGGCACAGGCCCGCAGCGTCTTCGACAACCCGCTCTCCTCGCGCTTCGACGAGAACGACGCGCTGCTGGTCTGTGACGAGGTCTTCGTACCGTGGGAGCGGGTGCTGACCTACCGCAGTGCCGAGGCCACCGCGGCGATGTGGTGGGACACCCCCGCCTATCTCAACTTCAGCCACCAGGCGGCCACCCGCTTCTGGACCAAGCTCGAATTCCTCACCGGCCTCGCCATCCTGCTGACACGCGCCAACAACACCTGCCGCCTGCCCGCCGTCACCCAGTCGGTCGGGCGCCTGCTCGGCATGGTCGCCCAGGCCAAGGCGTTCGTACTGGCCGCCGAGGCGAGCCACGAGCAGGTCGACGGCGGCCGCGGCGGCGTCATGCCCGGCCGGGAGATCTCCTTCGCCCAGCGCATCATGGCCGGTGAGCTCTACCCGCGCGCGGTCCAGGAGATCAAGCTGCTCGCGGGCGGCGGCGTCATCCAGCTCCCGGCCTCCGGCGGGGATCTGCTGCACCCGCAGCTCGGGCCGGTCCTGAGGAAATATCTGCGCGCTCCCGGCACCCCGGCCGAGGACCGGGTCAAGCTGCTCAAACTCGTCTGGGACGCACTCGGTTCGGAATTCGCCGGACGCCACGAGCAGTACGAGCGCTTCTACCACGGCGCCCCGCACGTCTATCTGACCATGCAGACGTGGGCGGGCGGCGCGGACAGCTGCGAGGAACTGGCCCAGGCCTGTCTCGACGGTTACGGACTGGACCAGAGCGTGGGCCCCGGACTGGACCAGGGCCCGGGGACCGGCCGGTGA